The Juglans regia cultivar Chandler chromosome 10, Walnut 2.0, whole genome shotgun sequence genome includes the window tgttgtaaaaaaatttgaaagtgtAGTCTTCTTGATCTCAATTTCATGGACTTGGTTCTTACCATAAAAGGGTATTTAGAAGCTGCACATTTTGAACTCTTCTTGGTTATTGCTAGACTTTTGTGGCTAAGAGGCAATAAAATTTTGTAGGAATATGATGGTATTTTCCAATATGCctctttattttagatttttttttgagttgtgTCAATGTGCTGTTATTAtaagaactaaataaataaataaatacattggGGTTTTTGTTTCCTCTGGGTAGCTTTCCTAAAACCGGTCTAAATACATTGTTTTTTGGCAGAAATTCTATTATGAGGTTGAGTTTGAGGTTGCTgaaattctgaaattttttgaactttcttTAGCCAGGCATGAGAAATGGAGGCAATATCATACTACATCGATTTCCAGCACATGCTGATTCAATAACTGACATTACTCTTGGAGTGGGGCTTTGCAACTCTACAATAATCTCTTGCTCATTGGATTGTACATGTAAGTTCTGGAATCTTTCACGTGGGACACATCTTAAGACAGTGGCATTCCCATGCATAATTTTTGGAGTTGCACTAGACCCAACAAAGTCTGAGTTTCATGCAGTAGGGTCAGATGGTTCTGTTTACAAGGGAACATTGAAGGTTGGAAGCAAAAAACTTGTTAGCCAATGGGGGGAACTGGTGAAATGGACCCAAAAACATGATGGGGCAGTCATATCTTTGGGGATAACAAATGAGGGGCAGAATTTGGTATCTGCAGCAGAAGATGGAAGTGTATGGAATTGGGTAATCACGACTGGAGAGATCATTATGGCTCTTAAAAATGAGATGGGGAGCATTAGTGATATGGTGGTGAGCACAGGGAGGATTAGTTATGGCAAGGGGCATGGCCTTGGAGGGACTTCTGCAACTGATATATTAGGGAATCCGAGTCATTTTGGTAGAGAGTTGAGTTTTCCCATGAAGCAGACACTAGAAATGGAAGAGATATTGACTTTGGTGGCAAAGGATAGGAGCAGAGTCATTGACATGCTTGAATCTGCCATCGATATGTACGAGAAGCTCTTGGAACTCATTCTCAAAGAAGCCAAGGAAGGCACCGACACATGTAGTGAGTAAGAGAAAGATGTCATGTATACTTTAAGTAGCTAAATTTGttatcaaaacaaataagaaagCAACACAACTGATTTGATGGTTctttttaatctcatttaaaAGCACAAAGAACAATTCACTATGTTACATGTCACAATAACCACTGTGGCATGTAAAAGccaggcaaaaaaaaaaaaaatcgtgacaTGTAAtagacccgacccgacccgtacAGTAACGGTTCGGGTTGGATCGGGTTGGCGTGCAAACAGTGACGGGTCGGGTCAAACCGGGTCCAGACCCGATTAAAAGTCATCAGGTTGCAGGCCTAGTCAGGATACGAGGAAGACTAGATCTgactgattgaggaggagcctgACCTCGAGAGGAGACTAGATTTGATCATCATGTTTATAGCCCTAATCCTTCATGCTCTAGAACGCATGAAGcgattaatttaacttttaaagactttaatatttagttgtaTTAAGTTATGCTACAATTTGACTTTAAACTTATGATGATCAGTAAAGCATTGGGATGTTTTAgatattctggcataagttctGTTTTCATCCTTCTATCTGATGcggttattgcatactgctagttacatactaggatgcattgcatattaactatcacgAACGGGTGTATGTAATCATGTGTTACATGTTCAACGTTCTAAGTCTTCGTTgtatcccaagcggaggttgggggcgtcacaatatataattatgttaatcaaataaaaaatgtttgcaTCAAAACCTAGCAACTTGTCTTGGTCAGGATGTTAACAGGGCCAATTTGGCAATGAGGCTTATACTCTGTTTGCTACTTAGCCTTTTAGGCCATAAGCCCATGGGCCTGCTTGGGTTGGCATGTCTCAACCTAAACCTAGGGCCACATCTCCCTTTTCTGATAAGTGCAAGCAATAAAAGGAATatcatttcaataatattattccaATCAGTAAGAGAATATTTTTTCCCTTAGCTAGGTACGACTCTTTCAAGCAATCAATCAATCTGCTTATCACTTCAAAACAAGTCACTTCCTTTTAAAAGTGGAGCTCTTTTGGGAGTGGACTACATGAGTATTATGAAAGAGAGCCAATAATAGCCTTGGTTATGGAACACATAACCAGTTGTTTTGAAAGAGAGCTGAGTTCTTCTGGTCATGGTTGGATGGTGAAGGCATAACCGGCTTTGATACTAAGTTGATACAAGCCTTAGTTATGGAACGCATGATGGGGTGGCAATTTGGTGAAATGGCAGAATGAAATTTGAGTTTGTGAGCTATggtggtggaaaaaaaaaatgttgagaatttaGAGCTATCTCCCAACTCCAATGAAAATGTTGATTGCAAATAATTATCTGATGTGTTTATACATTCTGCTAGGTAAGATATTATATGTGAATGAGAACACGTACGACTTCTACTATATAAGAATTGACCTAAGGATTATGAACAGTACCATATCAATACATTAGTAAAGTGCATAAATTAATAACGACTTctaatgtcgtgtttcgtagCCTGGACAACTCAACAATTCCTCAGTGGTACCTGCAAGCCCCAAGGAGATGAGGGCTCAGGGTGGTGAGGGACATGtccaatgcctaagtcagaattatctatttatgtggGAATGTAAGGAGAAAATGTTCAAAGAGTTCTACCTGAGCCCGAGACGTGTTTATGTACACAGTCGTGGTGGTCCTTACCCACTGCTGGCAGATCGTGGAGAGGTGTATAGGACATTGCGCTGCTGGTAGATTTCTTTTCTTGTCATATCAACCGTCGCCCTGCCACATTGTGCTTGGGTTGCCAATCTGTCCCTTACTATAGGTAAGTGGTGGGAGGCGCGCGCACTACTTTGTCCACAGAGGTAAGTGGACGTATGGCTTTGTCGTTCTCTGTTAGCTTCCTAGACCATTTAATGCGGCGTGCCTACTGTCCAGCGATGTGGGTTGTGGTCTAAGTGGGTGATGTGACCAGTCACCATATTTGAAGGACCTCCTCGGACCTAGCCAAGTCCTCTTCCCTTCATTGGTTTTGTATTGGACCATCTACTGACCTGTTTGGGCCTAGAGGGGGGTCAAACTTCACACGGCCCAAGCAGGGTAGTAAATCCAATTTTCAATACCCTGCGAATTCTCATCGTACACGTGTGGTGAGAATTCAAAAGTTACTCATTGTGGTCAGCATGACTCTGCTTGTTAGCACGGGCTACAACCACGTTGCAACACGTGGGGTGGCAGCTCGCCTCCTATGCGATTACCGATTGTCCAGTGCCCTTCACGCGCGCAATCCCTTCTCCTTCTACGCCGGAGGCGTGCGTGATGGTTTATCTCCATCATTATTGTGTGTAGCATGAATCTCGGGACTCGCTCCTGCTGTTTTGTTTCTAACGGCTCCTATCACTTCATGCATCGGGCACCCCAACTGGCGCAAGTCTCTATTGAAATCCCTTCCCCCCCCCTCATTTTCCACTTTCCTCTGCTTTCTTCTCGAGCACTCATTGTCTCTGTGTTCATCTTGTCTTTTTCATCGAGtcccttcctttttctttgttaaCTGTCCTCGACTTTCACCTTTTGCTCATCTCAGATGGCTTCCAAGAGTATTCCTTGATCTAACCCCAAGAAGGACCTTTCCTTTCCATATGCCCTAATGGGACTTCTGGTGGTCCCAAAAGGGGGGAGTCCGCCACTGGAGAGAAGTCGCCGCGCTTCAGTGGTTAGGTTTGGGAGTCAATAGCCTCTTTGACTGGCCTTTGTGCACTAAGGGGAGTGTTGGACATCCCCGACTCAGTCATTTTAGGTTCCAGGTCGTCATGTTGCAGCCGTCAATGATGTTTGACTCAAGATGAAGGTGACCCTCTTTCCAATAATGTTCATGAATGGGCTTAGACTACCATTTTGCCGCGAGGATCTGCGATGTTTTGGACTTCCTTGGCTTGGCGCCCACTCAGCTCCACCCGAATGCATGGTGGCTGTTGGTCGTGAGCTGTGTGATCTTCTGCATGGTGTTGAAccctgagtctgaggagtatcCCGATCTGACCGAGAGGAAATTTCTTTCAGTGTACAGGGTGCTGTGCCTTGATGACAATCTATGCAGTTTCAAAGCCGGTGGTCGAAAGCGCATTGCTGGCCTATGAAGCTCTTTTTTCACATCAAGGATTGGACtaagcacttttttttttttttctcgggcTCAGGCTGGGAATATCCCGAGGGGAGGCCATCCACCAGGAGTTCTTGGTTTGAGCTGTTTGGGGAGCCGTACTGGATGAAAAGTCCATCTCCATTTTCTTATCTGATCGAGAGGAGGCCAAGTTGGAGGTTGTCTTGTCGCCGTTCTAACTGACTACAAcatctatctccatctttcAACC containing:
- the LOC109009948 gene encoding protein ROOT INITIATION DEFECTIVE 3-like, with translation MRNGGNIILHRFPAHADSITDITLGVGLCNSTIISCSLDCTCKFWNLSRGTHLKTVAFPCIIFGVALDPTKSEFHAVGSDGSVYKGTLKVGSKKLVSQWGELVKWTQKHDGAVISLGITNEGQNLVSAAEDGSVWNWVITTGEIIMALKNEMGSISDMVVSTGRISYGKGHGLGGTSATDILGNPSHFGRELSFPMKQTLEMEEILTLVAKDRSRVIDMLESAIDMYEKLLELILKEAKEGTDTCSE